GTTAAGTTTAAACGAATGGTTCAGACAATTACTTATCTGCCTCACTTTATTTCATGGGTAATTATCGGGGGACTCGCCATTGATATGCTGTCTCCAAGCAGCGGGATCATCAATAGAATCATCGAGATGATAGGCTTTCAACCCATCTTTTTCATGTCGGATGAAAGCATATTCCGTTGGATTCTCGTTGGTTCGGATGTTTGGAAGGAAGCGGGTTGGGGAGCGATCATTTATCTTGCTGCCTTGCTGGGGATTAATGATGAGCTCTATCAAGCGGCTACCGTGGATGGAGCGAATCGGTTTCGGCAAATTTGGCATATTTCACTGCCAGGTTTGAAGTCAACCATTATTATCATTCTCTTGCTGCGAATCGGATATATCTTGGATGCAGGTTTCGAACAAGTACTGGTTATGTATAACCCGACTGTCTATGATGTGGCAGATATCATTGATACGTATGTGTTTCGGGTGGGTTTAGGCTCTATGCAATTTGGTCTCACTACGGCGGCAGGGTTATTCAAGTCAGTCATTGGCTGCGTACTCTTGATTTTAGCGAATGTTTTGGCCAGGAGAATGGGTGAAGAAGGAATTTTCTAAAGTAGAGAAAGTAGGAGTTGGGATGAAAAGCATTCGGGGAGAATCCATATTCAGTTATGTCAACGTCATCGTATTGTCGTTGCTCTCATTATCAACCGTCGTACCCTTTATCCATATTATAGCGAAGTCCTTGAGCGGAGAAACGTATATTTTGGCCAAAGAAATTTGGCTGTGGCCCAAGGGATTCAACTTCGCTTCTTATGAATACGTGCTCTCTTTTAAACAGTTTTACATTTCGTTTTCTAATTCCTTGCTAATTACCATTGTGGGAACCGCAATCAGTATGGCAGTCACTATGCTCGCTGCGTTTCCGCTATCTAGAAGAAGCTTTCCTCTTAAAAGAGCGTTTATGCTGTTCTTTGTCATTACGATGTTTTTCAGTGGCGGACTAATCCCGACCTATCTGGTCGTAAAACAATTAGGCTTACTGAACACCCTCTGGTCGATTATGCTGCCAATGGCCTTGGCGCCGTTTAATTTAATCCTGGTACGCAACTTTTTCATGAGCCTGCCAGAGGCTTTGGAAGAGTCAGCGATTATGGATGGGGCTTCTAATATACGGATACTTGCTTGGATCTATCTGCCATTGTCTCTTCCGACCATCGCAACGATTGCCATGTTTTATGCTGTTGGTTACTGGAATAGTTTTTTTCAAGCGATGATGTATATCACCGATAGAGGTCTGATGCCACTGCAAGTATTCCTCATGCAATTAGTGACGAACTCTAAGCCAGGCGATATGGCGATTAGCGGAGGTTTAAGTGAAATCACACCTGAATCCGCCACAGCAGCGGCTATTATCTGTGTAGTATTTCCGATTCTATGTGTGTATCCCTTCATTCAGAAATATTTTGTTAAAGGTGTTATGTTAGGTGCGGTCAAGGGGTAATCCTCCTCTTATCGAACTTTCATATGTATAATTAGACAGGGAGGCGCAATCATGATGTTTAGAAAAACAGCGGTAATCAGTATGAGTGTTGTTATGTGTATCCTATTCATGTCGGGGTGCAGCACAGGCAAAGACGCAAGCCCAAGCGGAACAGAGAAGACAGCGGCAACTAGCGAGAATGGGGGAGGGGCTAAAGCGCTTAAGGATTTGAAGATTACGCGACTCTATCACGGCGTTATGGAGCAATTCAAAGGTTCGGACACGATGAATAGCAACAAAATTATTAACAAGCTAAGAGAGAATTCAGGCTTTAATATTCAATATGATTCACTTCCCAATGAGAATCCAGCGCAAAAGATATCGATTATTTTCGCTTCCGGCGATGTGCCTGATCTCATGATGGTTGCTGGCAAATCCGATTATTTTAAGCTGGCTAAACAAGGCGCACTTGAGCCTCTCGATGATTTAATTGCGAAGCAAATTCCTAATTTATCCACGATGGCCAGCAAAGAAACACTGGATGCTCTGAGGTATGACGGGAAAATTTATGCGATCCCTTATCGGAATGCGTTAAAGGTAGGCAATGGCCTTGTTGAGCGCGCAGATATATTGAAGGAACTAAACTTGAATGCGCCAACAACGATCGATGAGTTTTATTCGACAATGAAGACGATTAAAGAGAAGAAAAATATTGCGCCACTGACCATGGCGACTTCAAGTGCAGGATCTTTCTTTGATGGATTCTTTCCTTTCTCCGCCGCCTATGGCGTATCCACACCCACAGTCGTCAAGGACGGGAAATTGAAATTTTCCTGGGTGCAGCCCGAATACAAGGAATTCATAACAACCCTCAAAAAATGGTATGATGAAGGGCTGTTGGATCCGGAATTTGCTGTTAATAAAGATAGCAAAGATAAGCTGATTAACGGAACAGCCGTGTTTAATACGCTGTATTTCTCATCAGGCATTGACGTTGATAAGGCTTTGCAGGAAAAGAAAAATGGCGGTAATGTGCAGTTTATCGCGCCACCCGTTGGGAAAAATGGGCAATCGGGCATTCAGGATGCCTCGATTTCAACGCAGTACGTTATAATTCCCAAGCAAGCTAAAAACAAGCTGGGTGCAGCCCAATATCTGAACTTTTTGTACAAGCCGGAAACCGACATCTTGATCAATTATGGCATCAAAGACGAAGATTACACAGAAGCGAATGGGGCATATACGCAGACCAAGGAGCAGAGTGACAAAATTAGCTGGCGTTCGATGTACGGTTTAGGCGATACCGATTTTGGCATTAATGCAAGACTTAAAGCCAAAAGTTTGTTGCCTTATTACGAGCCTCAGCTGGCATTCAAAAAATCGCGCGAGGAAACGAATTTCGCGCCATCCATTGAAGCGTACGATTCCAAATTCGCAGAATTACGTAATTACGTTGAAGAAAACTCGATGAAATTTATTATGGGTAAACGTGATTTGTCTGAGTTCGACAAATTTACACAGGAGTTTGATGCTAAGGGCGGTAAGGCCGCGATTGATGCTGTGAACGAGTGGTATACGAAGAAATGATTGTTTGATTTTAACGTAGATAATGGAAAGACCGGGACTCCATTGTGGGGTTCTGGTTTTTTTTGTGGAGTTTTTATTTGAATTTGATGGTATAATATACCAAATTATATAAATCCATTTGCGGTTAAGTCAAAGAATGACTTTTAATTGAAGTAACGAAAATAGTAAGGGGACAAGGTCAAATGAAGATTACAACAAACATTACGAGGTCTGATTACTGGAATTACAACAAGTACGCTTTATTCAATATACCTAAACTAAGAAACAGATTTATGTTAAGCAATATATCGGTACCAGTCGTCGTAACTATTCTTTTGTTGTTATTTAAACTTCCATTCGTTTTCTCTTTATGCTGGGGAATCTTTGGAGGAGGGCTTGCATGTGTATTCTCCTATTTAAATATGAAAAAAAGAGTGATGAGCTATCCAGATAGTAAAGAAGGAATACTGGGAGAGCGTACAGTTGAAATAAACGAAATAGGCATACATCAACTAAATTCAGTAAGCCAAAGCAGCTACAAATGGAGCGGAGTCAGAAGTGTAGAACAAGACGAGAGGTATATTTTTGTTTTTGTTGATTCGATTATGGCGTATATCATACCCAAGAGATCATTTGGTAGTGAGGGAGAGAGTTTAGAATTTTTCCGTCAAGCTCAAAATTACCTGGCTAAGGTTTCCACATAAATAGATATTCATAATGTGTTTCAACGTATCATTATTTATTTAATCTTGATGGAACAGACAATGACGATGTATTGAGTTTCACTGTCTTTGAATGAAAGAGCAATTTTTGTGGGGTGAATGAGGAGATGGATTCGATTGAACTTCTCCATACAATAGCAAGGAAATATTGTATGGTGAAAAGCAAGTTCTGGAGCAGGAAATATTCTAGGTTAATTAATGGTGGTAAGGATAGATTAGCTGATGGAGATTACTCACATGAAGCCAAAAAATTATTTCCTAGATATATTGTCTTAAATGCAATATTGCCAGAAGTTGAACGTTATGAACCTAAACATTTCTCAACTATTGAAGATGCAAAAAACACAATTTTATATGTAATTCATAACGCTCAAAGCTTGTTAACTCAAAATGAAGAAGATATTGTATGTCAACGAACTATGAAAGAAGAACGTGTGGCATTCAGTACATATGTAGATAATTTATGTGTTGAGGTACTTGGTGGTTTAAGACATGTAAAAGCTTTATTTTATAGAAGAACTCTATCTACAAAAGAAAAATCAGCTGTATGGCGTGATTTAAAGAATAATTGGGGCATAGACGATTATTGGTATCCCCTATCTGATTCTAAACCAGCAGATGTGGAAGCCTTCATGGAGGATTATTTCGAATCAGAAGTGGGTTATCCTGTGCTCAGAGAGATACTTAAAAAGCATAATATTGAAAAAGTATTTGAATTGAGAGAATTTAGTTCATCGCCAGAGTATGAAATTGATGTAAATAATTTCCGACCAACATACAACATCAATGGTGAGGGTTATTGGTGTTCAAAAGAAATGGATTGGGTTGTATACGCATCTCATGAAAATTCAATAACGATAGGTGGAGATTGGTTAATAAAAGAGATTAGGAAAGTATGGCTGAATTGGGAGGAACGTTGTTGGTTGGATTGGAAAGAAAGAATAAAAAGAGGTATTTAATACACTTCTAAACTATTTGAAAGGAGAAGTAATAAGGGACTATAGTTTTTTCAGGGAAATGGATTGATTATTAATAAATATTTAATCAATGGCATTGGTTATTTTGGGTTTGAATTCGATTGCTTGTGGGATGAAGAGCACGGTTTTGGTGTAATGCTATTTCGGAAAGGAGAAATGGGATAGGTATGAAGAAAGATGATTTTGGCAACAGAATGAAGGAGTATGAAAATGCTTTTAGAGATAGTTTGCCGCGTAGACTTCCTGTGATACTAAGAATTGACGGTTGTCACTTTCATACTTATACAAGAGGAATGAAAAAGCCATTTGATGAAACTTTAACAAATGCATTGTGGGAAACATGCAAGTATCTCGCTCAGAATATTATGGGATGTAAAATTGTTTATCATCAGAGTGATGAGATATCAATCTTACTTACCAATTATGATAAATTAACAACCCAATCTTGGTTCGAGAACAATATTCAAAAAATGGTCTCAGTTTCAGCATCAATGGCAACAGCTAAATTCAATGAGATTATCAAAAAAGATTATCCAGACAAAGCCTTAGCAACTTTTGATAGTAGGGCATGGGTACTTCCACACGATGAAGTTACAAACTATTTTCTCTGGAGACAGCAAGATGCCACAAAAAACAGTATTTCTATGGTGGCGCAAGCTAACTTTCCACATAATCAGTTACAAGGTCTAACAGGAAAACAGCTTCAAGATAAGCTATTCTTAGAAAAAGATATTAACTGGAACGACTTACCTGCATGGCAAAAACGTGGAGTTTGTATTACTAAGCAGCAGTACTATAAAGGTAATGCCATAAGAAGTAAGTGGGATGTTGATCACGAAACACCGATTTTCTCACAGAATAGAAACTATATAAACCAATATGTATATAGGGATAAGGATGAGTAATTGTGGAATGTGTTATTTTTATTGGAATTCAAGCGTCAGGTAAATCGACTTTTTACAAACAGAGATTTTTTAACACACATATTAGAATTAATTTAGATATGCTTAAAACAAGATATAGGGAAAACATTCTTGTTACTGCCTGTGTTGAAGGAAAACAACCTTTCGTTGTCGATAATACCAATCCAACAAGTGAAGAACGAGTTAAGTATATTGAAAGTGCTAAACATTCAGGTTTTAAAGTTACTGGTTATTATTTTGAGCCTTGTTACGAAGAATCAATTATTAGGAACGATGAACGAGGAGGGAAAGAAAAAGTACCTCAAGTTGCAATTAAGAGCACAATTAGCAAACTACAGAAACCTGTAATTGAGGAAGGGTTTGACGAATTGTACAAAGTAAGATTGGTGGAGGGGGAGTTTCGTGTTGAAGAAATCTGTTAGACTTTGAGGACGGTAATCCTCAAGGTCTTTCTTTGGTCTTACCCAATGTAGAATGATATTACCGGCAAGGTTTAATCAAACTTATTCCTGTATGAGATTTTTCAGACGGCAAACGTTGCAGACGAACTGCCAGCCTAATTTAGAAGGAATGCTACTAGTGTCTGGAAACTCCGTAATGCACAAAGTAAGCTCTATCCGCGGCCATTGGATTGGCATCAAGAGTGGATGTGAGTCGGAGTAGGGCGTATTACTTACATGTTTTTTGTAGGAATTTAATGGAAAATTCGAGGTTTGAATTATATACTAAGATGAGGGCAGTGTGATTAAAGGGTTTGAAAGATTGAATTTATCTATAGGTGAAGGTGTTGTTTATTTTTAACTACAAATTGCTAAAAAAGCTAAGGAATCAGAAAAAATTATCTATCCAAGAATTATCGAACGTAGTTAATATTGACAGATCTTTGCTTTCCTTGTTTGAAAGAGGGAAAAAAATTCCGAATTACGATGAAATAAACGCAATTGCAGACTTTTTTGAAGTCCAAAGCGATGAATTACTCCTAAGGGAACGACAGGAAAAGGATGAAACTTCCGAGATAATCCAACAATTATTAAATAAATATCGTTTCGACCTTTCAAATTCAGAACATGTTCAAAAACTAAACGAATTAGTAAGTAAAGAAAAAAAGCGGATTAAAACGATACGTAATAAACATCGGAATGAAATCTAAAGTGCTTACATAGTTAGCATTTACTTTCGTTTGAACACAAAAAAGGAAGCATATTCGAGATAAAATTGGTTGTGAACAAACCCATTTTAAACTAATCGAAGTTGAAATGAAGGACAATTCTATAAAAGTAAGGTTTGAAACTGTAAAAAAGAGCAAGAAGTTTGATGAGATTAAGCTTTTGTTGATTGATGTTGTTTCGGTGCTGGATATTTTAGGGTGTGAGATAATTCACTAGAGGTAAACCCTGTATCATAATTAAAAAACCAAGAGTGGAACAATTCAGTCATTGAAGTACCACATAGGAGGATAGTTATTGAAAACTGGTGGGGAGAGTTCACTTTTGAAAAAGCTTCTAGTATGTATGTCCTTATTTGCTTTAGCGGCTTGTGAGTCGAAACCTGCTGTTCCAACGGTTCAGCTGACTCCGATAGCCACCCAGTCCCAATCAAGCCCTAAGCTTGATGGTACTCCTTCTCCAAATCCTGATCCGTCTGCGACTCCTGCAACTTCTGTAACTCCCGGCAATAAGCCTACTGGCATTAAAATGTCCAAGCCCGAATTAGAAGTCAGGAGGTCTTTGCTCGATCAGTTTACTAAGTTAGCTCAAGCAAAGCTCAAAGATGCTCACTTTAAGATGGGCACCCCAAAACTAGCCGTTGATGTTCCACACCCGATCATAGGTGGAAAGCCTTACTACTCATACAGCATCCCTCTTTCAATCACTTCGGACACTGGAGAAGTAGCATCCTTAGAGTACGATATTCTCGTTGAAGAAGATTCGTTAGAACTCTACCAACCTAATTATAAAGGTGGGGAGAATGTAACCCTTGGAAAGCAAGTAACTAAGGATTACATCCTAAACATAAAAGAAATTGCACAGGAAACCATAGATGACCGCATGAGGATTATCAATACTCAGAGTGACGTATACGCCATCTCAAACAACGGTCTAAAATTAGCTTACTATAAGAACAACCAAGGCGTGACGATCCTAAATGGGGTAACTTCTAAAGAAGAATCTTTCAAGGAGTACGACATGGTAGGTCAATTCGCTTGGTCATCGGACGACCAGAAACTCTACATCGACACAGGAACGTCACCTTCTCGTACTAGTGCCATCCTTGTTTGGGGTAAAGTTGGCATGAAGAAGTACGATATGCACAATTATGCACGGTTAAAGTTCTCACCTGACGGTACCAAGATAGTAGGGGGAGAAATAACTGACAAACACAACAAAGCCAAGTATGACCTTACGGTAGAAAGCGACAACTGTACCGATGTCGTTGTCCTTGACTTGCTTACGGGCCAGAAAACGATAGTAATCGAGCAAAAACCTGAAGATAAATATGATTACTATATCAAATCTTGGAAGGATAATAAAACCTTGATTCTGACGAAGAGTCTTATCGCATTGAACTCGCCGGAAGAAGAGATAACAGTCCCAATTGAAAAGAGTGTTGGGGAATTTTTGAGGTAAGTAATATCAGAATGGTGTGAAAAGATAATTTCATTGAAGGAGGTTCAAGATGAAAAACGAAGAATATTGTCCTGAATGTGGAGGAACTAACTTTGGGGAAGGCAAGTCGCACGGCGAAGCCAGGGTATATCCTATGAAAAAAATTCTAACATTAGGATCAGATGTTACTCATGTAATTTGTATAAAGTGTGGATTTATTTTAAAAAGCTTTGTTAAAGAGCCACATAAATTTGAGAATAAATAAACTGAATATCAACATTTATGAATACAGTAAAACAAATATTTCATGAGGTAATATATGACTAATCAGATACCCGATACTTTTAAATATCATTTCGAAAATAACAATAATAAATATATCAAGAAACAGAATTATGAACTAGCGGCAATTGAGAACGAATGGCCTTTCATACCAAAAAGATTTGGGTATGATCCAATTGATAGTTATACAGCTAGTCGCAGAGGGTTCTATTGCTTATATGATATTGTTGACGAACAACTCGTCCTCAAGTCTTTCTATGTAAATTTGGAACGTTCAGTTGTTAAACCTCCTGACTTGAATGGTGTTTCCGGACAAATTAGATATGGGTGTTTCTGGGAGTATAAAGAAGTGAATTTACATATAACTTATTCGGGAGGAATCATTCTATGTGATGAGTTAGTAGGTCAAGGATACCTTTTTGGTGGATATGACCGCACACATCATTTCCAATATGTTATTGAGTTACAGTTTGAGAAGGGATTCCTGAAAAATAAAATAGAACACAGTGAAACAATGAAAGAAATTAGGAACATGACTGAATTAGATTTCTTTGATAAAGAAGATTTAGTAGCAGATCATTTTTCAGTTTTTTCAGGGAAATGGATTGATTATTAATAAATATATCTCAATAAAATAATACTTTCATTGTACTTGAATTTTAGAAAACTTGCGATGAGGTTTAACTTAAATGAGAAAACTGATCTACACATTATTGATTCTACTTATTGCGGTAATTATAATAACGGCTTTCTGGTCAAAAAGTAGTGATAGTAAATTAATCGCTCCAACTCTAAATAGCTTCTATAAAGATTTTGTTGAAAAAGACTATATAAATATGTACAAATATACTGATTTTAGTGCACATACTAAAGATCCCAATTTAACGAATGAAGGAAAAGCAAGTTTGGCAGAAGGATTATTAAATAACGACAGACATTGGTATGGCAATATTCAAAGCTATTCAATAGATAGTATAAGTTGGCGAGGGATAAACAAACGAAGTGCTACAGTTGCTATAACGACTTTAGATGTAAACGGAGATGAACAAACTTTATATGATGAAATTATCATCAAAAGGAAAGGATCAAATTGGTTTATTACAGAGTATAACTCAGGATCTCCTTGGCGAACTATGAAGATGCCTTAAGATGGTATAGTCATGCAAATAAAACAATTCATTTATTAAGTACCTCGGCTTTTAATATTTAGTGTATGGGAGTTGAATTAAATAGGCGTTTACTGGAAACACACAGATGAAGCAAAAGCCAAGACCGACAAATCGTGGACACATAGGACGTTGGCAAAAACCGCGCCCTAGAGCGGGATCAACGGCTTGCCCCCTTCAAGCAGCGGTTTATTAATTAAACCTGTCTACTTAAAGGGGAGCATATCACTATCGGTAGCCTGTTCCGTCATTTATAATAGCGAAGTTACGAACTTCACCTCCGGAAAGCGGCTATCCGGTCCTTTCATTAAGATTCCGCCTTGATTTTTCAGATACATATCGAAGAAATCCAACATATAGGCATTGATAACGGAGTTCGCTCTTTCCGGCGCAATCTTTCCTGTAATGCCCAGCATTTTGAAGATCGGAGAAATGAACTGTACGTCGGTAAAATTCAAATGCTCCGAATTCTCGATATAGAGGAATTGCCCCCCTGAAGCAACCGTTTCGCGCATCCGTTCAAGCTCTAACTTTTTGTCTTCCGTTACTTGATCCATCCACTCTCTTGTGTTGCCCATACGTTTAAGCTCTTCCTCGGTGTAGGCGTGGTTATCCATCACCTTCTTTAATCTTTCGAATTCGCTTTCCGAGTTCATGAACAAAAACGGCTTTCGCAGACCCTCTCTGTCACGCAGTCGATAAAGCCCTCCATCTAAGTCTACTCCAACTGCGATTCGCGGATCGTAAGAAGCGTCATAGGACGTCGCTCCGCCGATGGAATGACCGAACACCCCGACATGACCGAGATCCATCCTCCCTTTTAGATGACTTGGAATCTGCCCCGATTGGATGAGTTCGAATTGGTCCAGCGCAAACGCCACATCGTCGGTTAAAACTTTTCCCAACTTGTCGCGATTTCCGCTTTCCGTCCGGTAATCATGGTCGGGTGAGAATAAGTCGTTGGTTGAGATGGTCGTGATTCGACCGTCTGGAAACTCGGTTGCAAATGTATTGTAGGTGTGGTCGATCACTGCCACGATATATCCGTGACTGGCGAGATTTTCGGCTTGCGACGTGTGGAGGAACCTGGAAGAGCCGAAGCCGGGATTCGCAAGGATCAGCGGGTAGGACGTCTGTGCCGAAGAGACTTCGACCCCCGAATAAGTATGACTGGATACGTACTTCAGGTGCCCAAAAGTAAACCCGGGAAGGCCATAGTTCGCGGCCATATAAGGTAAAATTTGGGTATCGTGAATAAAGGGAGCGTACTTGCCGGTGCTAGCTTGAGCC
Above is a genomic segment from Paenibacillus sp. HWE-109 containing:
- a CDS encoding tRNA(His) guanylyltransferase Thg1 family protein — translated: MKKDDFGNRMKEYENAFRDSLPRRLPVILRIDGCHFHTYTRGMKKPFDETLTNALWETCKYLAQNIMGCKIVYHQSDEISILLTNYDKLTTQSWFENNIQKMVSVSASMATAKFNEIIKKDYPDKALATFDSRAWVLPHDEVTNYFLWRQQDATKNSISMVAQANFPHNQLQGLTGKQLQDKLFLEKDINWNDLPAWQKRGVCITKQQYYKGNAIRSKWDVDHETPIFSQNRNYINQYVYRDKDE
- a CDS encoding ABC transporter permease is translated as MKTNSWALSRQKEVTKGRSVKLLKYWDLFLMILPAVILTILFKYLPMYGVIIAFKDYNLMKGVWQSDWVGLQYFHELFAFDEFPRVVRNTLMISMMKLLIGFPIPIILALLLNELKFVKFKRMVQTITYLPHFISWVIIGGLAIDMLSPSSGIINRIIEMIGFQPIFFMSDESIFRWILVGSDVWKEAGWGAIIYLAALLGINDELYQAATVDGANRFRQIWHISLPGLKSTIIIILLLRIGYILDAGFEQVLVMYNPTVYDVADIIDTYVFRVGLGSMQFGLTTAAGLFKSVIGCVLLILANVLARRMGEEGIF
- a CDS encoding DUF6985 domain-containing protein, whose amino-acid sequence is MIINKYLINGIGYFGFEFDCLWDEEHGFGVMLFRKGEMG
- a CDS encoding extracellular solute-binding protein is translated as MMFRKTAVISMSVVMCILFMSGCSTGKDASPSGTEKTAATSENGGGAKALKDLKITRLYHGVMEQFKGSDTMNSNKIINKLRENSGFNIQYDSLPNENPAQKISIIFASGDVPDLMMVAGKSDYFKLAKQGALEPLDDLIAKQIPNLSTMASKETLDALRYDGKIYAIPYRNALKVGNGLVERADILKELNLNAPTTIDEFYSTMKTIKEKKNIAPLTMATSSAGSFFDGFFPFSAAYGVSTPTVVKDGKLKFSWVQPEYKEFITTLKKWYDEGLLDPEFAVNKDSKDKLINGTAVFNTLYFSSGIDVDKALQEKKNGGNVQFIAPPVGKNGQSGIQDASISTQYVIIPKQAKNKLGAAQYLNFLYKPETDILINYGIKDEDYTEANGAYTQTKEQSDKISWRSMYGLGDTDFGINARLKAKSLLPYYEPQLAFKKSREETNFAPSIEAYDSKFAELRNYVEENSMKFIMGKRDLSEFDKFTQEFDAKGGKAAIDAVNEWYTKK
- a CDS encoding alpha/beta hydrolase family protein, which gives rise to MRLFELLLFLSNIGLFTLTVLLKKERRRIPVFVASGIATLLLVIHWTVEGYRVQLFFPYCITIIFLAISGYSYFKKTGPKKFPRFMLGSAYTAIAIMLVVTAGLMYAFPVFKLPEPAGEFKVGTQTFHFVDTNREEIFDKARDGKRELMVQVWYPAQASTGKYAPFIHDTQILPYMAANYGLPGFTFGHLKYVSSHTYSGVEVSSAQTSYPLILANPGFGSSRFLHTSQAENLASHGYIVAVIDHTYNTFATEFPDGRITTISTNDLFSPDHDYRTESGNRDKLGKVLTDDVAFALDQFELIQSGQIPSHLKGRMDLGHVGVFGHSIGGATSYDASYDPRIAVGVDLDGGLYRLRDREGLRKPFLFMNSESEFERLKKVMDNHAYTEEELKRMGNTREWMDQVTEDKKLELERMRETVASGGQFLYIENSEHLNFTDVQFISPIFKMLGITGKIAPERANSVINAYMLDFFDMYLKNQGGILMKGPDSRFPEVKFVTSLL
- a CDS encoding AAA family ATPase; translation: MECVIFIGIQASGKSTFYKQRFFNTHIRINLDMLKTRYRENILVTACVEGKQPFVVDNTNPTSEERVKYIESAKHSGFKVTGYYFEPCYEESIIRNDERGGKEKVPQVAIKSTISKLQKPVIEEGFDELYKVRLVEGEFRVEEIC
- a CDS encoding YcxB family protein translates to MKITTNITRSDYWNYNKYALFNIPKLRNRFMLSNISVPVVVTILLLLFKLPFVFSLCWGIFGGGLACVFSYLNMKKRVMSYPDSKEGILGERTVEINEIGIHQLNSVSQSSYKWSGVRSVEQDERYIFVFVDSIMAYIIPKRSFGSEGESLEFFRQAQNYLAKVST
- a CDS encoding transcription initiation factor TFIIIB; protein product: MKNEEYCPECGGTNFGEGKSHGEARVYPMKKILTLGSDVTHVICIKCGFILKSFVKEPHKFENK
- a CDS encoding helix-turn-helix domain-containing protein, with amino-acid sequence MFIFNYKLLKKLRNQKKLSIQELSNVVNIDRSLLSLFERGKKIPNYDEINAIADFFEVQSDELLLRERQEKDETSEIIQQLLNKYRFDLSNSEHVQKLNELVSKEKKRIKTIRNKHRNEI
- a CDS encoding carbohydrate ABC transporter permease, with the protein product MKSIRGESIFSYVNVIVLSLLSLSTVVPFIHIIAKSLSGETYILAKEIWLWPKGFNFASYEYVLSFKQFYISFSNSLLITIVGTAISMAVTMLAAFPLSRRSFPLKRAFMLFFVITMFFSGGLIPTYLVVKQLGLLNTLWSIMLPMALAPFNLILVRNFFMSLPEALEESAIMDGASNIRILAWIYLPLSLPTIATIAMFYAVGYWNSFFQAMMYITDRGLMPLQVFLMQLVTNSKPGDMAISGGLSEITPESATAAAIICVVFPILCVYPFIQKYFVKGVMLGAVKG